The DNA segment TACGTAGGTCATTCATCCGGTCTCCGTGCGGGGCGTGTGATTTAGCCCACGGCCATCCCCTAGCGCACCGATCTGGGAGGCGCAAGGCGATTGGCTACGTCAGTTCGCATGGCTGCCCGGCGGATTGCTGGCGCCGATCTCCACATAGGTGGTCGCGGCGGTTTTCGCATCCCCGCGTCGTTGGGTGAAGCCCGTCACGCGCAGCACGCGCACGCGTGCGTCCAGCGCGACCGTTACCACGTCCTCCAGCCGAATCGAATGTCCGGGTGACGTGATGCGGGTGCCGTTCAGCCGCACGTGCCCGGCGCGCACCAGAGCCGTCGCACTTGTGCGACTGCGCACGCAACGCGCGTGCCACAGCCACTGATCGAGGCGCTGGCGCTCGGTTGGCGGCGTTGGGAAGGTGGCCAAGGTCGAATGGCCGCTTTCCGGTCAACCGCCGCCGTTCTTGTCCGATTCCATGCGTGCCTTCAGCGCCATGAGGGCGGCGAAGGGCGAATCGGGATCAACGGGGCGGTCGCGGCGCGAATCCGGCCGGGGTCCGGACGAGAAACGCTCCTGCGCGGGACGTGGCCGGTTGCCCTGGTCCTTTGCCGGACGATGGCTGCGGTTCTCCTGCCCGCGCTTGTCCGGCCGCCGGTCGTCGCCCCGGCCGTCCGGACGCCCGTCCGGTCGGCTCTCCGGGCGATTACGGCGCGGCTCGCGGGCCTCTGCGTTACGTGGGGCACCGCGATTCTCCCGCCGCTCGTCGCGGGAGGGCTGCCGATCATGCTTTTCGCCTTCAAGCCGCTCGGTCGCGGCTTCCGTGCCTTGACCACGCGGCGGCTGACGCCCGCCGCCCTTGCGGTGATGATTGGGGCGGGACTGTCCTGCCGGACGGCCGGGGCGCCACACCTCGATCATGGCGGGTTCCGCCGGCTCGGCGGAAACGGCCGGTTCACCAGCTGCATCCGCGAGTGCGGCTTCGGAGGGGCTGGCAGCCTCGGTGGCCGCTTCCTGGGTCTCTGCGCCCAGACTGTCAGCTTCCTGGGCGCCCGCTTCGGCGCCCGCCTCGTGCGCAGGCGTAGGTTCGCCCGCTTCGGCGACGCTCGTCTCGGCGGGGGCGGCAGCCTCAGAGGCGGTTGTCGCCGGCTCGACCGTGTCGGTCGCCTCGGCAACGGATTCGGTGGCGACCGGTTCGTCGGCCGCAGCATCAGAGGCCAGCGTATCGCCGGCCGAAACGTCGGCGGCCTGTGTCTCGGCCGCCGCGACTTCCGTAATGGTTTCCGGTGTCGCTGGCGCCTCAGCTTCCACCGGTGCGGGACGTCGCTCCATGCGATAGCCGAGCGAACGCAGGATCGAGGCGAAGTCGTCGCCCGCGCACCCTGCCAGTGACGTCATGGCGACAGTGGCAACGAAGCCGCTGCCGTCGAAGGCGCCCGCCGGTTTCTCTCCGGAAGCACCCGGCCGCCAGGCGAGCGCCGGGCGGATGAGATCTGCAAGGCGCTCCAGGATATCGACGCGCACGGCGCGCTCGCCGGCAACGCGGAAGCCAACAGCGCGGTAGAGGCCCTTCTGAATTTCCGGATCAACCGGGATCGAGGTGCGCCCGGAAGCCGCCAGATGCGGCAACTCGTCGATGCCCTTCTGCTGAAGGCCACCATGCTTCAGCGCCCAGAACTGGGTCGCCAGCGCACGCGGCGCGGGCTTGAGCAATGCCGGCAGGTAGATGTGGTGGGCACCGAAGCGCACCCCATGGCCGCGCAGCACGGCACGCGCTTCCTGCGCGAGGCTCTTCATTTCCTCCGCCACCTTGTGGCGTTCCAGAACACCGAGCGATTCCACCAGCTGGAAGGCGATGCCTCGTCCTATCCCGGTGATGTCCTCCGCTGCGCCAAGTGCGAGCAGCGGGCCGAGCAGCTTTTCGACATGCGCCTTGAGCCAGAGGTCGACCCGTGCCTGCACGCCATCGCGCGCGGTGCCGGTGAGATGCTCGTCGGCAATGACCTTGAGACGGGGGCTCAGCACCTCCTCGCCGGGGATCAGCTTGGCGACGGGTTCGCCGACCCAGCGCAACGTGCCGTCGGCGGACAGCACAAAGGCATCGTCCGGTGCTTCCGAGAGCCGCGCGGCGCGGGCCTCGATTTCACCAGCGAGAGCTTTCTGCGCCGTCGCGCGGAGTGCTTTCGCCTCCGGGCCGCCGGCCGATGCATCGGCTGCGAATTGGAAGCCAAGCAGATGGCCGATGACATGGCCTTCCACGACGACGTCGCCGGTCTTCGTAATTTCAGTCTCGAGCATCGCGTTCTCTCGCAGGCGCTTCATCAGCACGCTGGTCCGGCGATCCACGAAGCGGTGGGCCAACCGCTCGTGAAGCGCATCGGAAAGCCTATCTTCGACGCGCCGCGTCACACCTTGCCAGTGTTCCGGGTCGTCGAGCCAATCAGGTCGGTTCGCCGCGAAGGTCCATGTACGGATCTGCGCGATACGTCCCGACAGCGTGTCTATGTCACCTTCCGCACGGTCCGCCAAGGCCACTTGTTTGGCGAACCAGTCGGTGGATATACGCCCAAAGCGCATCAGGTCGCTATATACCGTCGCGACGAGGTCCGCATGGGAGGCTGGCGACACCTTCCGATAGTCGGGAAGCTGGCAGGCTTCCCACAGCCGTTCGATGGCGGCGGCTCCCGCCGCATGGCGGCGGATGTCGGGGTCGCGGGCGAGCCCTTCGAGGATCAGAACATCCTCGGCCGTGGGCGCCCGGGTCAGCCCTTCCTCGCGCGGAGCTTGAGCGAGGGTGCGGTGCAGAGCCTCGATCGAGGAGAAGTCCAGATCGCTGTTGCGCCACTGCAGAACGCGATGAGCATCGAAGCTGTGCGCCTCAAGCCGTTCGACCAGTTCGGCATCGAACGCATTGCAGCGGCCTGTGGTGCCGAAAGTGCCGTCGCGCTGCGCACGCCCGGCGCGTCCGGCGATCTGCGCCAGTTCGCCGGGGT comes from the Ancylobacter pratisalsi genome and includes:
- a CDS encoding helicase-related protein, encoding MNIAASPASSRSRSPKPLPPSLRARGVTAVLGPTNTGKTSLAIDRMLAHSSGLIGLPLRLLAREVYGRLVERAGVDSVALVTGEERIKPAHPRFWVSTVEAMPRDLDVAFVALDEIQISADLDRGHIFTDRLLNRRGREETLLLGAATMRPLVEKLLPGVNVLVRPRLSQLTFAGEKKITRLPRRSAIVAFSSDEVYAIAELIRRQRGGAAVVLGALSPRTRNAQVEMYQNGDVDYLVATDAIGMGLNLDVDHVAFAGDVKFDGWQFRKLNPGELAQIAGRAGRAQRDGTFGTTGRCNAFDAELVERLEAHSFDAHRVLQWRNSDLDFSSIEALHRTLAQAPREEGLTRAPTAEDVLILEGLARDPDIRRHAAGAAAIERLWEACQLPDYRKVSPASHADLVATVYSDLMRFGRISTDWFAKQVALADRAEGDIDTLSGRIAQIRTWTFAANRPDWLDDPEHWQGVTRRVEDRLSDALHERLAHRFVDRRTSVLMKRLRENAMLETEITKTGDVVVEGHVIGHLLGFQFAADASAGGPEAKALRATAQKALAGEIEARAARLSEAPDDAFVLSADGTLRWVGEPVAKLIPGEEVLSPRLKVIADEHLTGTARDGVQARVDLWLKAHVEKLLGPLLALGAAEDITGIGRGIAFQLVESLGVLERHKVAEEMKSLAQEARAVLRGHGVRFGAHHIYLPALLKPAPRALATQFWALKHGGLQQKGIDELPHLAASGRTSIPVDPEIQKGLYRAVGFRVAGERAVRVDILERLADLIRPALAWRPGASGEKPAGAFDGSGFVATVAMTSLAGCAGDDFASILRSLGYRMERRPAPVEAEAPATPETITEVAAAETQAADVSAGDTLASDAAADEPVATESVAEATDTVEPATTASEAAAPAETSVAEAGEPTPAHEAGAEAGAQEADSLGAETQEAATEAASPSEAALADAAGEPAVSAEPAEPAMIEVWRPGRPAGQSRPNHHRKGGGRQPPRGQGTEAATERLEGEKHDRQPSRDERRENRGAPRNAEAREPRRNRPESRPDGRPDGRGDDRRPDKRGQENRSHRPAKDQGNRPRPAQERFSSGPRPDSRRDRPVDPDSPFAALMALKARMESDKNGGG
- a CDS encoding RNA-binding S4 domain-containing protein, which gives rise to MATFPTPPTERQRLDQWLWHARCVRSRTSATALVRAGHVRLNGTRITSPGHSIRLEDVVTVALDARVRVLRVTGFTQRRGDAKTAATTYVEIGASNPPGSHAN